The following are encoded in a window of Arthrobacter sp. OAP107 genomic DNA:
- a CDS encoding ester cyclase, with the protein MTEELRERMDRFVEFINSADERIGDEIISPSATFHVPFLPEPVQGPGGYLKIIGIMRQAFPDVQWSLEETIIEGNTVAARFILRATHQGDFLGVPATGKQIQTQAMNIYRFMNGQISEEHGLPDLFGLMMQIRPTDA; encoded by the coding sequence ATGACTGAAGAACTGCGTGAACGCATGGACCGTTTCGTCGAATTCATCAATTCAGCCGACGAAAGGATTGGTGATGAGATCATCTCGCCGTCGGCAACGTTCCATGTGCCTTTCCTGCCAGAGCCGGTGCAGGGTCCAGGCGGCTACCTCAAAATCATCGGGATCATGCGGCAAGCGTTTCCCGACGTCCAGTGGTCGCTGGAAGAGACCATTATTGAAGGAAACACAGTAGCCGCTCGATTCATCCTTCGCGCCACACACCAAGGGGACTTCCTCGGCGTCCCTGCAACAGGCAAACAGATCCAAACGCAGGCAATGAACATTTATCGGTTCATGAATGGTCAGATCAGTGAAGAGCACGGTCTCCCGGACCTCTTCGGGCTGATGATGCAAATCCGGCCGACCGACGCGTAG
- a CDS encoding nuclear transport factor 2 family protein gives MTDSERTSESVIQELEAKRYKAVLEQDFATFDDLCHDELVYSHSGGNRDSRQDYTAKLRTGTLRYHRIENSIESITIIGNTALVLGRMKADLTVNGTDKTINNSSLAVWIQEGDEWKFIAYQPTPLPNS, from the coding sequence ATGACTGACTCCGAACGAACATCGGAATCCGTCATCCAAGAGTTGGAAGCGAAGCGCTACAAGGCCGTCCTCGAGCAGGACTTCGCTACCTTCGACGATCTCTGCCATGACGAACTCGTCTACTCCCACTCCGGAGGCAACCGCGACTCCAGGCAGGACTACACGGCCAAGCTCCGCACTGGCACCCTCCGCTATCACAGGATCGAGAATTCCATTGAAAGCATCACCATCATCGGGAATACAGCTTTGGTGCTGGGACGCATGAAGGCCGACCTGACGGTCAACGGAACCGATAAGACCATAAACAACAGCTCACTGGCCGTATGGATCCAAGAAGGCGACGAATGGAAATTCATCGCCTACCAGCCCACACCCCTCCCGAACTCCTAA
- a CDS encoding cupin domain-containing protein, whose protein sequence is MAKPEFEFTPTSSVEFAPCVPHIEGLSEAILARDDSNDSVTRILKFEPGTDTSPNGALTHDFWEEVFIFEGSFTDQRLGRTFRAGDWATRPPGMEHGPWVSEGGAKMFEVRYYQDGKN, encoded by the coding sequence ATGGCCAAGCCGGAATTTGAATTCACGCCCACCTCGTCGGTGGAGTTCGCGCCGTGCGTGCCGCACATTGAGGGTCTCTCCGAGGCCATCCTGGCCCGAGACGACTCGAACGATTCCGTCACCCGGATCCTCAAGTTCGAACCGGGCACCGACACCTCCCCCAACGGTGCGCTGACCCACGACTTCTGGGAAGAGGTCTTTATTTTCGAAGGCTCCTTCACCGACCAGCGCCTGGGCAGGACCTTCCGCGCCGGTGACTGGGCAACCCGTCCGCCGGGCATGGAGCACGGCCCGTGGGTTTCTGAAGGCGGAGCCAAGATGTTCGAAGTGCGCTACTACCAGGACGGAAAGAACTGA
- a CDS encoding GNAT family protein — MSTQMNEYAQPIGQPMPDWKTRPAPGRVAIEGQFCRLEPLSADRHAEDLYTAYSLAADDRDWTYMPVGPFNRKEDYLTYVAAAIKADDPMHFAVIDLNSGKAVGTLALMRQDPTNGVIEVGYVTFSPRLKQTPLATEAQFLLMSYVFEGLGYRRYEWKCDSLNGPSRRAAQRLGFTFEGIFRQALVYKGRNRDTAWYSIIDYEWPEIGNAFRAWLEPGNFDADGSQRRSLSDIRSA; from the coding sequence ATGTCTACGCAAATGAACGAATATGCGCAGCCAATCGGTCAGCCCATGCCCGATTGGAAAACGCGTCCCGCACCCGGACGTGTCGCTATCGAAGGGCAATTTTGCCGCCTGGAGCCACTGAGCGCAGACCGGCACGCGGAAGACCTGTATACCGCCTACTCTCTCGCTGCTGACGACAGGGACTGGACATACATGCCGGTCGGCCCGTTCAATCGCAAAGAGGACTATCTGACGTACGTAGCGGCCGCTATAAAAGCGGATGACCCCATGCACTTCGCAGTGATCGACCTCAACAGCGGTAAAGCGGTAGGTACGCTCGCCCTAATGCGTCAGGATCCCACCAACGGGGTCATCGAAGTTGGGTACGTGACATTCTCACCCCGGCTCAAGCAAACTCCGCTGGCCACCGAAGCGCAATTCCTCTTGATGTCCTACGTCTTTGAAGGGCTCGGCTACCGGCGCTACGAGTGGAAATGCGACAGTCTCAACGGCCCGTCCAGGAGAGCTGCACAACGACTCGGCTTCACTTTCGAGGGCATCTTCCGCCAGGCGTTGGTCTACAAAGGGCGTAACCGCGATACTGCGTGGTACTCCATCATTGACTACGAATGGCCCGAGATTGGCAACGCTTTCCGGGCATGGCTTGAACCGGGGAACTTCGACGCGGACGGTAGCCAAAGGCGGTCCCTGTCGGACATACGCTCAGCATAG
- the istB gene encoding IS21-like element helper ATPase IstB: MSITTANTTAPALPADLEALMRQLKMPHARAIAPDVLATARAQRWEPAEVIKALLAEETKGRARSMLATRRKAAGFPTGKTFALWDEAASSIPAPTQQALRTLEWIHRKENLVVCGPSGTGKTFFLEALGQQAVEEGMRVAWFTLEDLGALIRSHRADDTVTRAVARILRADLVVVDDIGLLAVATDAAEGLYRVVDAAYEKRAVAVSSNLHPAGFDELMPKTLATATVDRLLHHAHVCQTTGDSIRLTQALAGKGVMPLN; this comes from the coding sequence ATGAGCATCACGACCGCGAACACCACCGCCCCGGCCCTGCCCGCCGACCTCGAAGCACTCATGCGGCAACTGAAAATGCCCCACGCCCGCGCCATCGCCCCGGACGTCCTGGCCACCGCCCGCGCCCAGCGCTGGGAACCGGCCGAGGTCATCAAAGCCCTGCTCGCCGAAGAAACCAAGGGCCGGGCACGGTCGATGCTCGCCACCCGGCGTAAGGCCGCAGGGTTCCCGACCGGCAAGACCTTCGCCCTCTGGGACGAAGCCGCGTCATCCATTCCGGCACCGACCCAGCAGGCCCTGCGCACCCTGGAATGGATCCACCGGAAAGAAAATCTCGTCGTCTGCGGGCCCTCCGGAACCGGGAAGACCTTCTTCCTCGAAGCCCTCGGCCAGCAGGCCGTCGAAGAAGGGATGCGGGTCGCGTGGTTCACCCTCGAGGACCTCGGCGCCCTCATCCGCTCACACCGGGCCGACGACACCGTCACCCGGGCCGTGGCCAGGATCCTCCGCGCAGATTTGGTCGTCGTGGATGACATCGGCCTCCTCGCCGTGGCCACCGACGCCGCCGAAGGCCTCTACCGGGTCGTCGACGCAGCCTATGAAAAACGGGCCGTCGCGGTCTCCTCGAATCTCCACCCCGCAGGCTTTGACGAGCTCATGCCCAAGACCCTCGCCACCGCGACCGTCGACCGGCTCCTGCACCACGCCCACGTCTGCCAAACAACCGGCGATTCCATCCGCCTTACCCAGGCCCTGGCCGGAAAGGGCGTCATGCCACTGAACTAA
- a CDS encoding MFS transporter — translation MPAAPRNAPDRTASIGFAFIGVLLIAVNLRVSFVSVGPVLANISSDLGLSGAAAGFLTGLPLVAFAVFSPVAPRFAARLGLDRTLWVSLLILALGIVARSLPMPGFIWAGTALIGLAIAFLNVLVPSLVKRDFPTRVSRVTGSYTATQAAFASVGAAVVVPVAQTSPAGWRLALGIWVGLALIAMAVLMPWLRRHRTGTMRGTATDTSYRSPWASALGWQVTIFMGLQSIAFYVLMAWLPTIEQSRGVPASTAGIHLSVFLLISVFASLATGGILHRGSDQRIVSFTSAALTFLTFLGLALAPDLVLLWVLLGAIGCGSLIVIALSLFSLRTVNYAQAASLSGMAQSVGYGLGAAGPVIFGGLRDLSGDWAPPLFLTAGVMAILAVTGLLAGRDKVISSSSGSHSASQI, via the coding sequence ATGCCCGCTGCTCCTCGAAACGCGCCGGACCGCACCGCCAGCATCGGCTTCGCCTTCATTGGCGTTCTGCTCATTGCCGTAAACCTTCGGGTGTCGTTTGTCAGCGTGGGGCCGGTCCTCGCGAACATCAGCAGCGACCTGGGCCTGTCCGGCGCAGCAGCAGGATTTCTCACAGGTCTTCCACTCGTTGCTTTCGCCGTGTTCTCACCCGTGGCGCCCCGTTTCGCTGCACGCCTGGGCTTGGACCGCACGCTGTGGGTGTCCCTGTTGATCCTCGCCTTGGGCATCGTGGCCCGATCCCTGCCCATGCCGGGCTTCATTTGGGCGGGCACAGCACTGATCGGCCTGGCTATCGCGTTTCTCAATGTCCTCGTCCCCTCGCTCGTGAAGCGTGACTTTCCAACGAGGGTCAGCCGGGTCACCGGAAGCTATACGGCCACCCAGGCTGCCTTTGCATCAGTTGGGGCCGCCGTCGTGGTTCCCGTTGCGCAAACGTCCCCGGCAGGATGGCGGCTTGCGCTCGGAATCTGGGTGGGTCTGGCCCTCATCGCCATGGCCGTACTCATGCCTTGGCTGCGCCGGCACAGGACAGGCACCATGCGTGGCACCGCGACGGATACCTCCTACCGGTCGCCGTGGGCCTCAGCCTTGGGCTGGCAGGTGACGATCTTCATGGGACTGCAATCGATCGCCTTCTACGTCCTGATGGCATGGCTTCCAACCATCGAGCAGAGCCGCGGGGTGCCCGCCAGCACCGCTGGTATCCACCTCTCCGTTTTCCTGCTCATCAGCGTCTTTGCCAGCCTTGCCACAGGGGGCATCCTTCACCGGGGTTCGGACCAGCGGATCGTATCCTTCACGAGTGCTGCGCTCACGTTCCTAACGTTCCTGGGGCTCGCACTCGCGCCAGACCTCGTATTGCTGTGGGTCCTACTGGGGGCAATCGGATGCGGGAGCCTCATTGTCATCGCCCTGTCTCTCTTCAGCCTCCGAACCGTGAACTACGCGCAGGCAGCGTCGCTATCAGGCATGGCGCAATCCGTAGGTTACGGACTGGGCGCAGCGGGCCCAGTCATTTTCGGTGGTCTTCGCGACCTGAGCGGAGACTGGGCACCTCCGCTGTTCCTCACCGCCGGCGTTATGGCGATCCTCGCCGTGACAGGCCTGCTCGCCGGACGGGACAAGGTAATCAGCAGCTCATCAGGATCTCATTCGGCTTCCCAAATCTGA
- the istA gene encoding IS21 family transposase produces the protein MKDALETVKILAAYDLTRSLRGAAELSGCSHHTVDRLVQARDAGRAPGAVSDRPRVTDAWLPKIEEWVEKSKGRIRADVVHAKLAAMGYQGSDRSTRRAVSQVKEAYRRGNKRVHRPWITEPGAWLQYDFGDGPVIDGVKTVLFVAWLAWSRFRIVIPLRDRTAPSVFTALDRSFRLLGGAPTYVLTDNEKTVTTMHVAGVPVRNQQTLAFAKHYSVEVLTCQPADPASKGGVESSVKIAKADLVPKDTNLRNAYASFTELEAACTAFMDQVNMREHRTTRRRPVDMLAEEASSLHRVPDTAHTLAYGVGRRVPENTPMVSFENAQYSVPAHLLGAEVFARFHGTGPDAQVVIVHVGTGGPVEVARHALARPGSPAILDAHFPDHQQKVPGDYKPVPRSKAEAEFLGIGAGARTWLLEAAAAGAQRINVKMAEAVALAKIAGTDEVDKALGVAAIHHRFAHGDLASLLNAGGTRTGLRTAAEDKSLTQGTAGWAGLGTTGAGEGTR, from the coding sequence ATGAAGGATGCCCTAGAAACCGTGAAAATTCTTGCTGCTTATGATCTGACCAGGTCGCTGCGCGGTGCAGCCGAGCTGTCAGGTTGTTCCCACCACACTGTCGACCGACTGGTCCAGGCCCGTGATGCCGGGCGTGCACCGGGGGCCGTGTCCGACCGGCCCAGGGTGACCGATGCGTGGCTGCCGAAGATCGAGGAATGGGTCGAAAAGTCCAAGGGACGGATCCGCGCCGATGTCGTCCATGCCAAGCTCGCCGCCATGGGCTACCAGGGTTCGGACCGCTCGACCCGCCGCGCCGTCTCCCAGGTCAAAGAGGCTTACCGGCGCGGGAACAAGCGGGTCCACCGTCCCTGGATCACCGAGCCGGGCGCCTGGCTTCAGTACGATTTCGGCGACGGACCGGTCATCGATGGAGTCAAGACTGTCCTGTTCGTCGCCTGGCTGGCCTGGTCCAGGTTCCGCATCGTGATCCCGCTGCGTGACCGGACGGCGCCGAGCGTTTTCACCGCCCTGGACCGGTCATTCCGGCTGCTCGGCGGCGCGCCGACGTATGTGCTGACCGACAACGAGAAGACCGTCACCACCATGCATGTGGCCGGCGTGCCGGTCAGGAACCAGCAGACCCTGGCGTTCGCCAAGCACTACTCCGTCGAGGTGCTCACCTGCCAACCGGCGGACCCGGCATCCAAAGGCGGCGTCGAATCGTCCGTGAAGATCGCCAAGGCAGACCTGGTGCCCAAAGACACCAACCTGCGAAACGCCTACGCCTCGTTCACTGAGCTCGAGGCAGCCTGCACTGCGTTCATGGACCAGGTCAACATGCGCGAGCACCGGACCACCCGCCGCCGCCCGGTCGACATGCTCGCCGAGGAAGCCTCCTCCCTGCACCGCGTCCCGGACACAGCCCACACCCTCGCCTACGGGGTTGGGCGCCGGGTGCCGGAAAACACGCCCATGGTCTCGTTCGAAAACGCCCAATACTCCGTGCCTGCCCATCTGCTCGGGGCCGAAGTGTTCGCCCGGTTCCACGGGACCGGCCCGGACGCGCAGGTCGTGATCGTGCACGTCGGCACCGGCGGGCCGGTCGAAGTCGCCCGCCACGCACTTGCCCGGCCGGGGTCCCCCGCGATCCTGGACGCCCACTTCCCAGACCACCAACAGAAGGTGCCCGGCGACTACAAACCCGTGCCCCGCTCCAAGGCAGAAGCCGAATTCCTTGGCATCGGCGCCGGCGCGCGCACCTGGCTGCTCGAGGCCGCCGCGGCCGGAGCGCAACGGATCAACGTGAAGATGGCTGAGGCCGTCGCGCTGGCGAAGATCGCCGGGACCGACGAGGTCGATAAGGCCCTCGGCGTCGCCGCGATCCACCACCGCTTCGCGCACGGAGACCTCGCGTCCCTGCTGAACGCCGGCGGAACCCGCACCGGGCTGCGCACCGCCGCAGAGGACAAGTCCCTCACCCAGGGCACCGCCGGCTGGGCCGGCCTCGGCACCACCGGCGCCGGGGAGGGCACCCGATGA
- a CDS encoding flavin reductase family protein, whose amino-acid sequence MATPAVFTEPDGLAMRRTMGRFLTGVAVVTTEHSGEQYGMTINSLTSISLDPPILMISLNFNTRTGDAVLASGKFAISILGAKQEAVARQFAQRGGARFEAGEFDTTEGGLSVITGALSQAECKVVHRYDIGDHQVFFGKVMACRDRDGDGLAFNAGKFGSFRDFNHDAMPWTF is encoded by the coding sequence ATGGCTACTCCAGCAGTCTTTACTGAGCCCGACGGATTGGCCATGCGCCGGACGATGGGCAGGTTCCTCACCGGAGTCGCGGTGGTAACCACGGAGCACAGCGGCGAGCAGTACGGCATGACCATCAACTCACTCACCTCCATCAGCCTGGACCCGCCGATCCTGATGATCTCGCTGAACTTCAACACCCGCACCGGCGACGCGGTGCTGGCCAGCGGGAAGTTCGCGATCTCGATCCTCGGTGCCAAGCAGGAAGCCGTGGCCCGGCAGTTCGCCCAGCGAGGCGGAGCACGCTTTGAAGCCGGCGAGTTCGACACCACCGAGGGCGGCCTGTCCGTCATCACTGGTGCGCTGTCTCAGGCAGAGTGCAAAGTGGTCCACCGGTACGACATCGGTGACCACCAGGTGTTCTTCGGCAAAGTCATGGCGTGCCGCGACCGCGACGGCGATGGGCTGGCATTCAACGCTGGAAAGTTCGGCTCGTTCCGCGACTTCAACCACGACGCCATGCCCTGGACGTTCTAA
- a CDS encoding maleylacetate reductase, whose protein sequence is MGMEFEHTTLGQRVLFGSGKAAGYLAAEVTRLDAKKVMVIASQFESEMARQACGEIEVALWHDDVVMHVPVETAEKARAAAVDADVDLLVSVGGGSTTGLAKAVALTTGIPIIAVPTTYAGSEATNVWGLTEDRTKTTGVDDRVLPVTVIYDAQFTVSLPAGMSVASGLNALAHCVDSLWAPKADPINQALALEGVRALAAGLTGITADSGNIHAREQSLYGCYLAAVAFASAGSGLHHKICHVLGGTFNLPHAETHAVILPYVLTLNAPAVPELAARLAAALGHAEGTNTSAVKALNSLRESLNAPKSLADYGFTPEDIPEAVRRVLAVVPESNPTSATEENITALLSAAQAGDVPAPELATL, encoded by the coding sequence ATGGGAATGGAATTCGAGCACACGACGCTTGGGCAGAGAGTGCTTTTCGGCTCCGGGAAGGCGGCCGGCTACCTCGCAGCAGAGGTAACCCGGCTGGACGCGAAGAAGGTGATGGTGATCGCCTCCCAGTTCGAGTCGGAGATGGCGCGGCAGGCGTGCGGGGAGATCGAGGTTGCCCTTTGGCACGACGACGTGGTCATGCATGTCCCGGTGGAAACGGCTGAGAAGGCACGGGCGGCGGCAGTGGACGCGGACGTCGACCTCCTGGTATCCGTAGGGGGAGGCTCGACCACGGGCCTGGCCAAGGCGGTTGCTCTGACAACTGGGATACCGATCATTGCTGTTCCCACCACGTACGCCGGGTCTGAGGCAACCAACGTCTGGGGCCTGACCGAAGACCGCACCAAAACCACTGGGGTTGATGACAGGGTCCTTCCCGTCACGGTCATCTACGACGCGCAATTCACCGTATCGCTCCCCGCGGGCATGTCTGTGGCATCAGGATTGAACGCCCTGGCACACTGCGTGGATTCACTGTGGGCGCCAAAGGCAGACCCCATCAACCAGGCACTCGCGCTGGAAGGAGTCCGGGCATTGGCTGCCGGCCTGACAGGGATCACGGCGGATTCCGGAAATATCCATGCCCGCGAGCAGTCACTCTATGGCTGCTATCTTGCCGCAGTCGCCTTCGCCTCCGCAGGTTCCGGGCTGCACCACAAGATCTGCCACGTCCTCGGCGGAACCTTCAATCTGCCACACGCCGAAACCCACGCCGTAATCCTCCCGTACGTTCTTACGCTCAACGCCCCGGCCGTACCGGAACTGGCCGCTCGGCTCGCCGCCGCCCTAGGACACGCCGAGGGCACCAACACCTCGGCAGTCAAGGCACTGAACAGCCTCCGGGAAAGCCTCAACGCCCCAAAGTCCCTCGCCGACTACGGCTTCACCCCAGAAGACATCCCCGAGGCCGTCCGCCGGGTCCTTGCCGTGGTGCCGGAATCGAACCCGACATCTGCCACAGAGGAGAACATCACAGCGCTGCTCTCCGCGGCACAGGCCGGCGACGTCCCCGCCCCTGAACTGGCCACCTTGTGA
- a CDS encoding Rieske (2Fe-2S) protein, which produces MKSGKPLPRRCLLLGTAATTAGGALALSACSVSPAGSATVPEAPGASAPPGRPFRIGRLSEVNVGDTATGKANGRTVVVFRPEDRTVVAYDATCTHAGCAVAPAGMNFECPCHGSAFKGSDGSVITGPARRPLMPLTAAIDGDWITVIA; this is translated from the coding sequence ATGAAGTCCGGAAAACCCCTGCCTAGACGTTGTCTGTTGCTCGGTACGGCTGCCACTACGGCGGGCGGCGCCCTGGCCCTGTCCGCCTGCTCGGTCTCACCCGCGGGCAGCGCCACCGTCCCGGAGGCTCCCGGCGCTTCAGCGCCGCCCGGCCGTCCCTTCCGGATCGGGAGGCTGAGCGAGGTTAACGTAGGCGACACTGCCACCGGGAAAGCCAATGGAAGGACCGTCGTTGTCTTCAGACCTGAAGACCGTACGGTCGTGGCTTATGACGCAACGTGCACACACGCCGGTTGCGCGGTGGCGCCTGCCGGTATGAATTTCGAATGTCCCTGTCACGGCTCCGCATTCAAGGGATCGGACGGCAGCGTCATCACCGGGCCGGCGCGCCGCCCTCTCATGCCTCTCACCGCCGCAATCGACGGGGACTGGATCACGGTCATCGCCTGA
- a CDS encoding alpha-amylase family glycosyl hydrolase, with translation MTEPAWVQHAIWWHVYPLGFTGAEPALTAGQPTLHRLPKLHAWLDYAVELGASGLALGPVFASETHGYDTTDYFRIDPRLGDDKDFDELIGQAQARGLKVLLDGVFNHVGRGFGPFQQVLVEGPDAPTAAWFRLTWPKTEWKLGSEPDYKDFEGHRHLVALNHDEPQVSGFVADVMKHWLGRGADGWRLDAAYAVPPTFWKAVLDDVRREYPQAYFVGEFIHGDYARAVDAGALDAVTQYELWKAIWSSLNDANFYELAAALERHNGFLETFAPLTFVGNHDVTRLASKLKNPDQLPLALAVLLTVGGTPSIYYGDEQAFRGLKEDRAGGDDAVRPAFPAGPAELARVGHPVYHLHQELIGLRRRHPWLHNARTKVTTLSNDHLVYEASSDGAGITVALNLSGMAAQLPVPSSSRTLLAGRGTRMQNSNAASIPGYGWAVFGP, from the coding sequence ATGACAGAGCCCGCGTGGGTCCAGCATGCGATCTGGTGGCACGTGTATCCCCTGGGTTTCACGGGTGCGGAACCAGCCCTCACTGCCGGACAGCCGACGCTGCACCGGCTCCCCAAACTTCACGCCTGGCTTGACTACGCCGTGGAACTCGGGGCGTCGGGTCTGGCCCTCGGCCCGGTATTCGCCTCAGAAACGCATGGGTATGACACCACGGATTATTTCCGCATCGATCCCCGGCTCGGCGATGACAAAGACTTTGACGAACTGATCGGGCAGGCGCAAGCGCGGGGACTGAAGGTTCTGCTCGACGGCGTTTTCAACCACGTCGGCCGCGGCTTCGGCCCATTCCAACAGGTGCTGGTCGAAGGCCCTGACGCACCCACTGCTGCATGGTTCCGGTTGACCTGGCCGAAGACCGAATGGAAGCTAGGGAGCGAGCCCGACTATAAGGATTTCGAGGGACACCGTCACCTCGTCGCACTGAACCATGACGAACCCCAAGTGTCCGGGTTCGTTGCCGATGTGATGAAGCATTGGTTGGGGCGCGGAGCCGACGGCTGGCGTCTGGACGCCGCCTACGCCGTACCGCCAACCTTCTGGAAGGCAGTGCTGGACGATGTCCGCCGCGAGTACCCGCAGGCATACTTCGTGGGCGAGTTCATTCACGGCGACTATGCACGGGCAGTGGACGCAGGGGCATTGGACGCGGTCACCCAGTATGAATTGTGGAAGGCCATTTGGAGCTCCCTTAATGACGCCAACTTCTACGAACTCGCGGCCGCCCTGGAACGGCACAACGGCTTTCTTGAGACGTTTGCGCCTCTGACCTTCGTGGGTAACCATGACGTCACCCGCCTTGCCAGCAAGCTGAAGAACCCGGACCAGCTTCCGCTCGCGCTGGCGGTACTCCTGACCGTTGGCGGAACGCCGTCCATCTACTACGGCGACGAGCAGGCCTTCCGCGGCCTCAAGGAGGACCGGGCCGGGGGAGACGACGCGGTGCGGCCCGCATTCCCTGCCGGGCCCGCTGAGCTGGCGCGGGTCGGCCACCCGGTCTACCACCTTCACCAGGAACTGATCGGCCTGCGCCGCAGGCACCCGTGGCTGCACAACGCGCGCACGAAGGTGACGACACTCAGCAACGACCACCTCGTGTACGAGGCGAGCAGCGACGGCGCCGGCATCACGGTCGCCCTGAACCTGTCGGGCATGGCCGCGCAACTACCCGTGCCGTCATCGTCCCGCACCCTGCTCGCAGGCCGGGGAACAAGGATGCAGAACAGCAATGCAGCCAGCATCCCCGGCTACGGCTGGGCCGTGTTCGGGCCCTAG
- a CDS encoding dioxygenase → MTTTTGTSMAPDPVQVAVEQELTDTVVASFKNTPDERLKTLMESLTRHLHSFIREVRLTEEEWDAAINFLTACGHITDDKRQEFILLSDIFGASMQTVAVNNPTHGNATEATVFGPFFTEDAPEIPNGGDIAGGATGQPCWVEGTITTTEGKPVPGARIEVWEADDEGFYDAQYSDGRIAGRAHLFADENGQYSFWGLTPTPYPIPHDGPVGKLLAAVNRSPVRASHLHFMVTAPGQRTLVTHIFVDGDPQIAIGDSVFGVKDSLIKKFIEQKPGTPTPNSRDLAGQPWARTRFDIVLAPEAGNIPKSHD, encoded by the coding sequence ATGACCACCACCACCGGAACCTCCATGGCTCCCGACCCAGTCCAGGTCGCCGTCGAACAGGAACTGACAGACACTGTCGTCGCGTCCTTCAAAAACACTCCGGACGAGCGGCTGAAGACGCTCATGGAATCCCTCACACGGCACCTTCACTCCTTCATCCGAGAAGTGCGTCTCACCGAAGAGGAATGGGACGCCGCGATCAACTTTCTGACCGCATGCGGACATATCACCGACGACAAAAGGCAGGAGTTCATCCTGCTCTCGGATATATTCGGCGCCTCCATGCAAACGGTCGCAGTGAACAACCCCACCCACGGCAACGCCACCGAGGCCACAGTCTTCGGACCCTTCTTCACAGAGGACGCCCCCGAAATCCCCAACGGAGGAGACATCGCCGGCGGCGCCACCGGACAACCTTGCTGGGTTGAAGGCACCATCACCACCACCGAGGGTAAACCAGTCCCCGGTGCCCGGATCGAAGTCTGGGAAGCCGACGACGAAGGGTTCTACGACGCCCAGTACTCCGACGGACGGATTGCCGGCCGCGCCCACTTGTTCGCCGACGAAAACGGCCAATACTCCTTCTGGGGACTGACCCCCACGCCATACCCCATCCCGCACGACGGGCCCGTCGGCAAACTCCTGGCTGCAGTCAACCGGTCACCGGTACGCGCCTCACACCTACACTTCATGGTCACAGCCCCGGGGCAACGCACCCTGGTGACACACATCTTCGTCGACGGCGACCCCCAGATCGCCATCGGCGACTCCGTGTTCGGAGTCAAGGACTCCCTGATCAAGAAATTCATCGAACAGAAACCCGGCACCCCCACACCCAACAGCCGAGACCTCGCTGGCCAGCCCTGGGCCCGAACCCGATTCGACATCGTCCTCGCCCCAGAGGCCGGCAACATACCCAAGTCCCATGACTGA